The following proteins are co-located in the Rippkaea orientalis PCC 8801 genome:
- a CDS encoding late competence development ComFB family protein, with the protein MNYNLEQIAQVHLNVMEILVQQEIEKQLKFYPSNIKAYLNRIEIATYALNRLPALYASSETGKEQQLKVGQQKYKSEIVAAVRRALAAVERDPLRKSTPLVSTVDAQYKLAKTALEKLEKLLYRHHLLSPNQSLTWNDLAYVIQQALSKIALRKNQHQVNNLATHSSLKSQQSSSYTSGSIDDSLNCTFHRLKQ; encoded by the coding sequence ATGAATTACAATTTAGAACAAATAGCCCAAGTCCATCTTAATGTTATGGAAATTTTAGTCCAGCAAGAAATTGAGAAACAACTCAAATTTTATCCTTCTAACATCAAAGCGTATCTGAATCGAATTGAGATAGCCACTTATGCTCTCAACCGTTTACCGGCTCTTTATGCGTCTAGTGAAACGGGAAAAGAACAGCAACTAAAAGTAGGACAACAGAAATACAAAAGTGAAATTGTTGCAGCAGTGCGTCGTGCTTTAGCAGCCGTAGAACGAGATCCCCTGAGAAAGTCAACCCCTTTAGTTTCGACGGTAGATGCTCAATATAAATTAGCAAAAACGGCTCTAGAAAAGCTAGAAAAATTGCTCTATCGCCATCATCTCCTCAGTCCTAATCAGTCCCTTACTTGGAATGATTTAGCCTATGTTATTCAACAAGCTTTAAGTAAGATAGCTTTGCGCAAAAATCAACATCAAGTTAATAATTTAGCTACCCATTCAAGCTTAAAAAGTCAACAGTCATCAAGCTATACTTCTGGGTCAATAGATGATAGTTTAAATTGCACTTTTCACCGATTAAAGCAATAG